One window of Mixophyes fleayi isolate aMixFle1 chromosome 3, aMixFle1.hap1, whole genome shotgun sequence genomic DNA carries:
- the CITED2 gene encoding cbp/p300-interacting transactivator 2, with product MADHIMAMNHGRFPDGTNGLHHHPAHRMGMGQFPNPHHQQQQQQQQQHAFNSLMGEHMHYSAGNLNSNNGIRHAMVAGNVNGGHPNGSIAPAARFNNSQFMGPPVTNQGAQLTASMQLQKLNNQYFTHHPYQHNHYMPDLHPANHQINGTNQHFRDCNPKHSTGMPASVSHVPAAMLPPSVIDTDFIDEEVLMSLVIEMGLDRIKELPELWLGQNEFDFMTDFVCKQQPNRVSC from the coding sequence ATGGCAGACCATATAATGGCAATGAATCATGGCCGATTTCCAGATGGAACAAATGGTCTTCACCACCACCCTGCTCATCGGATGGGAATGGGTCAGTTTCCCAACCCTCAccatcagcaacagcagcagcaacaacaacaacatgccTTTAACAGTCTGATGGGGGAACACATGCACTACAGTGCAGGGAATCTGAACTCTAATAATGGCATTCGGCATGCCATGGTAGCTGGGAATGTGAATGGTGGGCATCCTAATGGCAGTATAGCCCCAGCAGCAAGATTTAACAATTCACAGTTCATGGGACCGCCTGTTACAAATCAAGGAGCTCAGCTTACTGCTAGTATGCAGCTCCAAAAGCTGAATAACCAATATTTTACTCATCATCCATACCAACACAACCACTATATGCCGGACTTGCATCCTGCAAATCATCAGATAAATGGGACAAACCAGCATTTTAGAGACTGCAATCCAAAGCACAGCACTGGCATGCCTGCTTCTGTCAGCCACGTCCCTGCAGCGATGCTGCCTCCTAGTGTTATAGACACTGACTTCATAGACGAGGAAGTTCTTATGTCCTTGGTGATAGAAATGGGGTTGGATCGTATCAAAGAACTACCAGAGCTATGGCTTGGACAAAATGAATTTGATTTTATGACGGACTTTGTTTGTAAACAACAGCCGAACAGAGTAAGCTGTTAG